One Spinacia oleracea cultivar Varoflay chromosome 4, BTI_SOV_V1, whole genome shotgun sequence DNA segment encodes these proteins:
- the LOC110790684 gene encoding uncharacterized protein encodes MWLASQDRLKTKSRLLKVGIGLDSNCAICDTSEETVSHLFFDCNYSKECRNLILLWLGLPCYNGDLNKLLKWARKQGSSKFTRQTIYTACAGLVYHVWKARNTAVWEASVPSVQHTVERIQKDTKGRIQQLLGKKVRNSELNWFHSL; translated from the coding sequence ATGTGGTTAGCTAGTCAGGACCGACTGAAAACTAAATCAAGACTGCTTAAGGTGGGAATTGGTTTGGATAGCAACTGTGCTATTTGTGATACCTCTGAAGAAACAGTTAGCCACTTGTTCTTTGACTGTAATTATAGCAAAGAATGCAGAAACTTGATTTTGCTATGGCTAGGGCTGCCTTGCTACAATGGTGATCTAAACAAGCTCCTAAAGTGGGCTAGGAAGCAAGGGTCCAGTAAGTTTACCAGGCAGACCATTTACACTGCATGTGCTGGGCTAGTGTACCACGTGTGGAAAGCAAGAAACACTGCAGTTTGGGAAGCTAGTGTTCCTTCAGTACAACACACTGTTGAGAGGATTCAGAAGGACACTAAAGGCAGAATTCAGCAATTGTTAGGGAAGAAAGTTAGAAACTCTGAGTTGAATTGGTTTCATTCTTTGTGA